Proteins from a genomic interval of Paenibacillus sp. FSL R5-0623:
- a CDS encoding YfbM family protein — translation MGMSGRYLVVTKEIVESIKSGEISVHDCAVDLDIDKTWQMLQFTLNGNLVEGEPPLGYVVPLAGEQYVGNYSDMDLFLLSNEQVLEAYMALEQLTPEELKQRYSLDRMIAEGVYPVMEDWDAEETFQEIVQTVDDVQALFQATAASGNGIIFYVF, via the coding sequence ATGGGAATGTCCGGCAGATATCTTGTGGTAACAAAGGAGATAGTTGAATCCATTAAGTCAGGTGAGATCAGTGTGCATGATTGTGCAGTGGATCTGGATATTGATAAAACGTGGCAGATGCTTCAATTCACGCTGAACGGTAACTTGGTAGAAGGGGAGCCGCCCCTGGGATATGTGGTGCCTCTCGCAGGTGAGCAATACGTGGGAAACTATTCGGACATGGATCTGTTTTTGCTTAGTAACGAGCAGGTGCTGGAAGCATACATGGCATTGGAGCAGCTCACACCGGAGGAATTGAAGCAACGGTATAGTCTGGACCGGATGATCGCTGAAGGCGTCTACCCTGTCATGGAAGATTGGGATGCGGAAGAGACATTTCAGGAGATCGTTCAGACTGTGGATGATGTCCAGGCCTTGTTTCAGGCCACGGCTGCAAGTGGGAACGGGATCATCTTTTATGTTTTCTAA